From one Paenibacillus terrae HPL-003 genomic stretch:
- a CDS encoding Lrp/AsnC family transcriptional regulator: MHHHIDDIDHKIMQLLQHDARISISQISKEISMSQPSVKERMMKLEERGIISGYSTVFNLRELNRGTTTFILLKTEYCQELVDFCREAKEVTDLFRISGEFNYLIKVQTASVEEIAEFQDSLVKLGPSKSHICMKNILENRVLL, encoded by the coding sequence ATGCATCATCACATAGACGATATTGACCACAAAATTATGCAGTTGCTTCAGCATGACGCCCGGATATCTATTTCCCAGATCAGTAAAGAAATCTCGATGTCTCAACCTTCCGTTAAAGAAAGAATGATGAAGCTGGAGGAACGAGGAATTATTTCCGGGTATAGCACTGTATTTAATTTACGGGAGCTGAATCGTGGGACGACCACGTTTATTCTATTAAAGACAGAGTATTGCCAGGAACTGGTCGATTTTTGTAGAGAAGCGAAAGAGGTCACCGATTTATTTCGCATCAGCGGGGAATTTAATTATCTCATCAAGGTACAAACCGCGTCGGTAGAGGAAATTGCAGAGTTTCAGGATTCACTGGTGAAATTAGGCCCTTCGAAGTCGCATATTTGTATGAAAAATATACTGGAAAACAGGGTTTTGCTGTAA
- a CDS encoding DMT family transporter codes for MNRSWIYVFIGGLIEVVWVSGLKHADSALAWIVTVLAMIASFYLIMKAASRLPVGTVYAVFTGLGTGGTVVGEMLLFGEPFQWSKTLLIALLLAGVVGLKLVTDRDAQEGSGA; via the coding sequence ATGAATCGCAGCTGGATTTACGTTTTTATTGGTGGCCTTATTGAGGTCGTATGGGTCTCGGGTTTGAAGCACGCAGATTCTGCACTCGCCTGGATTGTAACCGTGCTGGCTATGATAGCCAGCTTTTATTTGATCATGAAAGCGGCCAGTCGTTTGCCCGTAGGCACGGTGTACGCTGTATTTACCGGACTTGGAACAGGCGGGACCGTTGTAGGTGAAATGCTGCTGTTCGGGGAACCGTTTCAATGGTCCAAAACGCTGTTAATCGCCCTTTTGCTGGCAGGTGTGGTCGGCCTGAAATTGGTTACTGACCGTGATGCTCAGGAAGGGAGTGGCGCATAA
- a CDS encoding DMT family transporter: MAWIALVIAGCSEVFGVIGMKGVTTGKGWKALMLMVLSFVISFSLLSYAMKSLPMGTSYAVWTGIGTVGSTITGMFLYGEQKSVLRVLFIAMILAAALGLKLIS, from the coding sequence ATGGCTTGGATTGCATTGGTTATCGCGGGATGCTCGGAAGTGTTTGGAGTCATTGGCATGAAAGGCGTTACGACCGGCAAGGGCTGGAAAGCACTCATGCTCATGGTTCTATCTTTTGTCATTAGCTTCTCGCTGCTCAGCTACGCGATGAAGAGTCTGCCTATGGGAACTTCCTACGCAGTATGGACAGGCATCGGAACGGTCGGCAGCACGATTACAGGCATGTTCTTGTATGGTGAACAAAAAAGCGTATTGCGCGTCCTGTTCATCGCTATGATTCTTGCCGCAGCACTGGGTTTAAAGCTGATTTCTTAG
- a CDS encoding VOC family protein: MSVKGLAHVAIQAQDYQATIAFYTEVLGFKRGHHWSLPSFQIREASMLISPDQITCLEIFDNDAVIPAQGKKASSEDEIAHGALLHFAFYVDDVNEIYQKALAHGARTFVKPDQLTLGEPPLVVKNAVIYSPNGEVIEFIEDVDFDMSYSN; this comes from the coding sequence GTGAGCGTGAAAGGTCTTGCACATGTGGCGATTCAAGCCCAGGATTATCAAGCAACCATTGCATTTTATACGGAGGTATTGGGTTTTAAAAGAGGACATCATTGGAGTCTGCCGTCTTTTCAAATTCGGGAAGCTTCCATGCTCATTTCACCGGATCAAATAACCTGTCTTGAGATTTTTGATAACGACGCAGTCATTCCTGCTCAAGGAAAAAAAGCTTCCTCCGAGGATGAAATTGCCCACGGTGCTTTGCTGCACTTCGCATTTTATGTGGATGATGTAAACGAAATATACCAAAAAGCCCTTGCTCATGGAGCAAGAACCTTTGTAAAACCGGATCAGCTCACGCTTGGTGAACCCCCTCTGGTGGTAAAAAACGCTGTGATCTACAGCCCCAATGGCGAGGTTATCGAATTTATCGAGGATGTAGATTTTGATATGTCTTATTCCAACTAA
- a CDS encoding 1-phosphofructokinase family hexose kinase — protein sequence MITTVTLNAAVDKIYTVAGFGLNAVHRIEGGLTVPGGKGVNAARVIRTLGEPVRATGFAAGHTGRLLIDGLSAEGVSADFIETAHGETRLAITVLDPSTRTQTELIESGPTIGPLELAALRRKITTLAADSAWVVFSGSLPPGCPPDLYAELCTLAKERGARVALDASGEALRLGLRGRPDLVKPNEDEAARFAGIDAARPDAAEAAASQLLEAGAQLAVISLGARGALAVTRDARYRVSLPDADIVSALGSGDAMVAGLVTGAAAGLELPAMLRRGAACGTAAALHAMAGKIELQDVQRLEQGITVTLL from the coding sequence GTGATTACCACCGTAACGCTTAACGCGGCTGTGGATAAAATCTACACGGTTGCAGGCTTCGGTCTGAATGCCGTCCACCGGATCGAAGGTGGCCTGACGGTACCGGGCGGCAAAGGCGTGAATGCCGCCCGCGTCATTCGCACTTTGGGCGAGCCGGTGCGGGCGACGGGGTTTGCCGCCGGACACACCGGACGACTGCTCATTGACGGGTTGAGCGCAGAAGGCGTGAGCGCCGATTTCATCGAAACGGCGCACGGGGAAACTCGTCTCGCCATTACTGTGCTCGATCCGTCCACGCGCACGCAGACCGAGCTGATCGAAAGCGGCCCGACTATTGGGCCGCTTGAGCTGGCTGCGCTGCGACGCAAAATCACGACCCTTGCCGCAGACTCGGCTTGGGTCGTGTTCTCGGGCAGCCTGCCTCCGGGCTGCCCGCCGGATCTGTACGCCGAGCTGTGCACACTGGCGAAGGAGCGCGGCGCGCGAGTGGCGCTGGACGCCAGCGGCGAGGCCTTGCGCCTAGGGCTGCGCGGAAGGCCCGACCTCGTGAAGCCTAACGAGGACGAGGCCGCCCGCTTCGCCGGCATCGACGCCGCGCGCCCAGATGCCGCTGAAGCGGCGGCATCGCAGTTGCTGGAGGCCGGAGCGCAGCTGGCCGTCATCTCGCTGGGCGCGCGCGGGGCGCTGGCGGTGACGCGCGATGCGCGCTACCGCGTGAGCCTGCCGGACGCGGACATTGTCAGCGCGCTCGGCAGCGGTGACGCCATGGTCGCCGGGCTGGTCACCGGCGCGGCGGCGGGACTGGAGCTCCCGGCCATGCTACGGCGGGGAGCGGCCTGCGGCACGGCGGCAGCTTTGCACGCCATGGCCGGAAAGATTGAGCTCCAGGACGTGCAACGTCTGGAGCAGGGCATTACAGTGACGCTGTTGTAA